A single region of the Pseudorhodoplanes sp. genome encodes:
- a CDS encoding CHAT domain-containing protein has translation MALRLDELYQMVAYIYADKNMSRTSTATFAHFVEVCGMLTIHDRKKKREGLDVTDALCKALGWYFPLLAKMRIRSVEELVFRKFPRVCPYCRSAPHREADCKLVKGTSPTVNHDELAKYFEANWETRPVGLNDWQEMFQKIYPRSLEEHGRSTIGLLEELGELAEAVRVFEVHPRYFLGEAADTFSYLMGIANEHSIRLAQDGEKFDFESEFLSRYPGLCGQCGSKVCSCPAVPAATIGRMAKELRIGQNEQPFMQSPAEFSQEGRRVAHQVLESLGGHEGLSTKLPFDRGDTNRAIVALCLRISSAVEKTRPELADTLRTEAIRVSNSVQEAGTKRKSLDLDALRSDLRAAWKDLDNDFKSEIRGTEGLVGELGDILDTIRVLFVACSPMDSDALRVNGELRVLQESTKDAKTIKVSVDHLPAATPTDFRRRLLDGSYDLIHFAGHSDGDSLLFENEHGNAEKVSLKAVAELLDRQKSIKAVILNACDSVKNLNESISPFTIGMGETIEDDAAIAFTRGFYDAVVRGKNIDEAFSEGLSSVRMANFAADHIRLLSK, from the coding sequence ATGGCATTACGGCTCGACGAGCTATATCAAATGGTGGCGTACATTTACGCAGACAAGAATATGTCTCGTACTAGTACTGCCACGTTTGCACACTTCGTAGAGGTGTGCGGAATGCTCACAATTCATGATCGGAAAAAAAAGCGAGAGGGCCTCGATGTAACCGATGCGTTATGCAAGGCGCTGGGCTGGTACTTTCCATTGCTCGCTAAAATGCGCATTCGAAGTGTAGAAGAACTTGTATTCAGAAAATTTCCGAGAGTTTGTCCTTATTGTCGTTCAGCTCCACACCGAGAAGCAGATTGCAAACTGGTAAAAGGGACAAGTCCGACAGTAAACCACGACGAACTTGCAAAATACTTTGAGGCCAATTGGGAAACGAGGCCTGTGGGGCTGAACGATTGGCAGGAAATGTTCCAAAAAATATATCCGCGATCCTTAGAAGAGCATGGTCGGAGCACAATCGGATTGTTAGAGGAATTAGGAGAGCTTGCCGAAGCTGTTCGCGTTTTCGAAGTTCATCCTCGATACTTTCTCGGAGAAGCTGCCGATACATTTTCATACTTGATGGGGATAGCGAACGAACACTCCATTAGGTTGGCACAAGACGGTGAGAAATTCGATTTTGAGTCAGAATTCCTGTCAAGGTATCCAGGGCTATGCGGCCAATGCGGTTCCAAAGTGTGCTCCTGCCCTGCTGTGCCGGCGGCAACGATCGGGCGCATGGCTAAAGAATTGCGGATTGGTCAAAACGAACAGCCGTTCATGCAGTCTCCTGCCGAGTTCTCTCAAGAGGGCAGAAGAGTTGCTCATCAAGTTCTCGAAAGTTTGGGCGGGCACGAAGGTCTGAGCACTAAGCTGCCATTTGATCGCGGTGATACAAACAGGGCCATCGTGGCTCTGTGTTTAAGAATTTCGAGCGCGGTGGAAAAGACGCGACCTGAGCTTGCCGATACACTACGAACAGAGGCGATACGAGTAAGTAATAGCGTTCAAGAGGCGGGCACAAAGAGGAAGTCGTTAGATTTAGATGCGCTGCGTTCCGATCTTCGTGCTGCATGGAAAGATTTGGACAACGATTTCAAATCTGAAATTAGAGGCACTGAGGGCCTGGTTGGTGAATTGGGTGATATTCTGGATACCATTCGCGTCCTTTTCGTAGCTTGCAGTCCGATGGATAGCGATGCCCTGCGAGTAAATGGCGAATTGCGGGTTTTGCAGGAAAGCACGAAGGATGCAAAAACGATCAAAGTGTCGGTCGATCATCTTCCCGCTGCAACGCCCACTGATTTTCGAAGAAGGCTGCTGGATGGGAGCTATGACTTAATTCATTTCGCGGGTCACTCAGATGGCGATAGTTTGCTATTTGAAAATGAACATGGAAACGCGGAAAAGGTTTCGCTGAAAGCGGTCGCCGAATTGCTGGATCGACAAAAGTCAATTAAGGCAGTCATTTTGAATGCCTGCGATTCAGTGAAGAATCTTAATGAATCGATTTCCCCGTTTACGATTGGAATGGGAGAGACGATTGAGGATGATGCTGCGATAGCGTTTACCCGTGGATTTTATGACGCTGTGGTGCGGGGAAAGAATATTGATGAGGCGTTTTCCGAAGGACTCT
- a CDS encoding TIR domain-containing protein, whose amino-acid sequence MVDYSRYGLGIPLPVKRKVFVSYHHGGDQYYYDDFSRHFDENYQILRDNSLERKVQSDDVEYVMRQIRENYVSGSSCTIVLCGTQTPFRKYVDWEISATLDKQHGLIGVKLPTLQVVNNGCAKPERLQDNLDSGYAVWTWWESIISQPAEFAKLIEQANNKSKELIVNTRARRLRNG is encoded by the coding sequence ATGGTTGATTACAGCCGATACGGCCTAGGAATTCCATTACCCGTCAAACGCAAAGTGTTCGTCAGCTATCACCACGGCGGCGATCAATACTATTACGACGATTTCTCGCGCCACTTTGATGAGAACTATCAAATTCTCAGAGACAATTCGTTGGAAAGAAAGGTGCAAAGCGATGACGTTGAGTACGTCATGCGCCAAATCAGAGAGAATTATGTCTCCGGTAGTTCCTGCACAATCGTTTTGTGCGGCACGCAAACACCCTTCCGCAAATATGTCGACTGGGAGATCTCGGCCACCCTGGATAAGCAGCACGGACTGATTGGAGTAAAGCTTCCAACACTCCAAGTCGTAAACAATGGCTGCGCGAAACCTGAAAGATTGCAAGACAACTTAGATAGTGGTTACGCGGTCTGGACTTGGTGGGAATCCATAATCTCTCAACCCGCCGAGTTTGCCAAATTAATCGAACAGGCGAACAACAAATCAAAAGAGCTGATCGTTAATACGCGCGCTCGCCGTTTAAGGAATGGCTAG